Proteins found in one Limnobaculum xujianqingii genomic segment:
- a CDS encoding sigma-54-dependent Fis family transcriptional regulator, with the protein MHEALCSTLQLEKAISACIQAAPETFPIDGIFLNYYRDDIQSIQFLALATRNRSRIKLNVLSIPIHVLSRFIVSDNFTTTILNRLADDPLTDYVIKHHFRKVKSAIVMRLKVDDIRLGAVVFFSYKSNAFQPEHAELVESLRGSFSLLASRALSQLKLINEQNPHTQYAHLPSSGNRGKLPDGFISAQNSPMAALFSRLPSIAKSQQAIMIYGEKGSGKSMLAHHLHQQSASPQSLLAALYSETLTLFITTPDQNTKVITLTEAMLKDNTLFEYADGGTLLIENIECLPEVICSQLIKNIQIYKEKSNSTRILITQTQLKPVHTDPGNLLRCIRYYNLFCLSVTLLPLRQRREDIPELVTHYLLKLGKSRQHKLPLLSTRFQQLLLNYDWPGNISELIARLEKAIISSATNILDIKPGEYDKNYPDIRQPILPLNEIVKRHIIETLKQTNGKISGEGGAAEILKINSNTLYSKMKKLGITKDIFSQDAQNRN; encoded by the coding sequence ATGCATGAAGCCTTGTGCAGTACTCTTCAACTCGAGAAAGCGATCTCCGCCTGTATTCAGGCTGCGCCGGAGACGTTTCCTATTGATGGCATTTTTCTTAATTACTACCGTGATGATATCCAAAGCATTCAGTTTTTAGCCCTCGCTACCCGCAACCGCAGTCGAATAAAGCTGAATGTACTCTCCATCCCGATTCATGTTCTGTCGCGATTTATTGTTAGCGATAACTTCACCACCACTATTCTTAATCGACTGGCTGACGATCCGCTGACTGACTACGTGATTAAGCATCACTTTCGTAAAGTGAAGTCAGCCATCGTAATGCGCCTGAAGGTGGATGATATTCGATTGGGTGCCGTGGTCTTTTTTAGCTATAAGAGTAATGCGTTTCAACCTGAACACGCTGAACTGGTGGAATCACTGCGCGGATCGTTTTCTCTGTTAGCATCACGTGCACTATCACAGTTGAAATTGATCAATGAACAAAATCCACACACACAGTATGCCCACCTGCCCTCATCAGGCAATCGGGGAAAATTGCCTGACGGATTTATCTCTGCTCAAAATAGCCCGATGGCAGCGCTGTTTAGCCGGCTTCCATCTATCGCTAAAAGCCAGCAAGCCATAATGATTTATGGTGAGAAAGGCAGCGGTAAATCGATGCTGGCGCACCACCTGCACCAACAATCAGCAAGTCCTCAGTCACTGTTAGCAGCATTATATTCAGAAACCCTGACGCTATTTATTACCACACCCGATCAAAACACTAAGGTGATAACGCTAACTGAAGCCATGCTGAAAGATAACACCCTGTTTGAATATGCTGACGGAGGAACGTTACTGATAGAAAATATAGAATGTCTGCCAGAAGTAATATGCAGTCAGCTAATTAAAAACATCCAGATTTATAAAGAGAAGAGTAATAGTACGCGTATTTTAATTACTCAAACTCAACTGAAACCGGTACATACCGATCCCGGTAATTTATTAAGGTGTATTCGCTATTATAATCTGTTCTGCCTGAGCGTTACTTTGCTTCCATTGAGACAACGCCGCGAAGATATTCCTGAACTGGTAACACACTACTTATTAAAGCTGGGGAAAAGCCGTCAGCACAAGTTACCACTGCTCTCCACTCGCTTTCAACAATTACTATTAAACTATGACTGGCCAGGGAATATTTCGGAATTGATTGCCCGTTTGGAAAAAGCAATTATCTCTTCCGCAACCAATATATTGGATATCAAACCCGGAGAATATGACAAAAACTATCCGGATATCAGACAGCCTATTTTACCTCTTAACGAAATCGTAAAAAGGCATATTATTGAAACACTAAAGCAAACCAACGGAAAAATATCCGGTGAAGGCGGCGCAGCAGAAATACTTAAAATAAACAGTAATACGTTGTATAGCAAAATGAAAAAATTAGGTATTACTAAGGATATTTTTAGTCAGGACGCCCAAAACAGAAACTGA
- a CDS encoding ribonuclease domain-containing protein produces the protein MKRNTIGILIFCALLIIVGVAFNKFNSTKHSSIEPRSAENSSQPIDRNKGKPSPADISTQEIDKLTRQDVVASYVRQNKRLPDYYITKSKARSQGWDARDGNLCSVLPGKAIGGDRFSNREGGLPEASGRVWYEADLNYRCGHRGADRLLYSNDGLIYVSRDHYKRFMEVKS, from the coding sequence CCATAGGGATACTGATATTTTGTGCATTACTGATTATTGTTGGCGTTGCTTTCAATAAATTTAATAGTACAAAGCACTCTTCAATAGAGCCTCGCTCAGCGGAGAACTCATCACAACCAATTGATCGTAATAAAGGTAAGCCATCACCTGCGGATATATCGACTCAGGAAATTGATAAGCTTACCCGGCAAGACGTTGTAGCGTCATATGTTCGTCAGAATAAGCGTTTGCCGGATTATTACATCACTAAGAGTAAGGCCCGTTCGCAAGGCTGGGATGCTCGCGATGGTAATCTTTGTTCTGTTCTACCGGGTAAGGCTATCGGTGGTGACCGCTTCTCTAATCGGGAAGGAGGGCTGCCTGAAGCATCCGGACGAGTCTGGTACGAGGCGGATCTTAATTACCGCTGCGGACATCGGGGAGCAGACAGATTACTGTATTCAAATGATGGTCTGATATATGTCTCACGCGACCATTATAAACGATTCATGGAGGTAAAAAGCTGA
- a CDS encoding barstar family protein encodes MRSVVFDFADIRSMPDFYLQFADIFLLPDWFGNNLDALWDALTVGIRLPVQIVFTHFDRQSMDFVSLYNLFEEAEQELDGLLSFNSLEDKA; translated from the coding sequence ATGAGAAGCGTTGTTTTCGATTTTGCTGATATTCGTTCAATGCCGGACTTTTATTTACAGTTCGCAGATATATTCTTGTTACCAGACTGGTTTGGTAATAATTTAGATGCATTATGGGATGCATTAACCGTAGGTATTCGTTTACCGGTTCAAATCGTGTTTACCCATTTTGATCGTCAGTCGATGGATTTTGTTTCGCTGTATAATCTGTTTGAAGAAGCGGAGCAAGAGCTTGATGGTTTATTAAGCTTTAATAGTCTGGAAGATAAAGCCTGA